The following proteins are co-located in the Corynebacterium kalinowskii genome:
- the gcvT gene encoding glycine cleavage system aminomethyltransferase GcvT codes for MHSPLHAEHEKLGAMFTDFGGWQMPLRYGNELEEHRAVRTCAGLFDLSHMGEVRVMGPESGRFLDYALISQLSAVEVGRAKYTMIVNERGGIIDDLIVYRLGEEEFLVVPNAGNAATVAQLLAERSEGFDVTVTDESADTALIAVQGPRAAELLGDIPQLKYYSAAPATILGHDVLLARTGYTGEDGFELFIPAAGATSLWQALIDAGSAVDLLPCGLASRDSLRLEAGMPLYGHELTVDLRPVDAGLGVLVSKKKTEPFVGSEALLADYTPPRALVGLKGEGRRAARAGSQILTPIGDTVGEVTSGQLSPTLGYPIALAYVDAEFAIEGNILDADIRGKRHTYTVVKLPFYQRPKD; via the coding sequence ATGCACAGTCCACTACACGCTGAGCACGAGAAGTTAGGCGCCATGTTCACCGATTTCGGTGGCTGGCAGATGCCCCTGCGCTACGGCAACGAGCTGGAGGAGCACCGCGCTGTCCGCACCTGCGCCGGCTTGTTTGACCTGTCCCATATGGGTGAGGTTCGGGTCATGGGCCCGGAGTCCGGTCGATTCCTGGACTATGCCCTCATTTCGCAGCTGTCCGCTGTTGAGGTGGGCCGGGCGAAGTACACCATGATCGTGAACGAACGGGGTGGCATCATCGACGACCTCATTGTCTACCGCCTCGGCGAGGAAGAATTCCTTGTTGTCCCGAACGCGGGCAACGCGGCAACCGTCGCGCAGCTCCTCGCCGAGCGCTCCGAGGGCTTCGATGTGACGGTCACCGATGAGTCCGCCGACACCGCCCTCATTGCCGTCCAGGGCCCTCGCGCCGCGGAACTGCTCGGCGATATCCCGCAGCTGAAGTACTATTCCGCCGCTCCCGCCACGATCCTCGGCCACGACGTGCTGCTCGCCCGCACCGGCTACACCGGCGAAGATGGCTTCGAGCTCTTCATCCCCGCAGCTGGGGCCACGTCCCTGTGGCAGGCGCTTATCGACGCCGGTTCCGCCGTCGACCTGCTGCCTTGCGGCCTCGCCTCCCGCGACTCCCTGCGCTTAGAGGCTGGCATGCCTCTCTACGGCCACGAGCTCACTGTCGATCTGCGCCCTGTCGACGCCGGTCTCGGAGTGTTGGTGTCGAAGAAGAAAACCGAGCCGTTCGTCGGCTCGGAGGCATTGCTGGCGGACTACACCCCGCCACGCGCACTTGTGGGGCTCAAGGGCGAGGGTCGTCGCGCGGCCCGCGCCGGCTCCCAGATCCTCACTCCGATCGGGGACACCGTCGGCGAGGTGACCTCAGGTCAGCTTTCCCCGACGCTGGGTTACCCCATCGCCTTGGCCTACGTAGACGCGGAATTTGCCATTGAGGGCAACATTCTCGATGCCGATATCCGCGGCAAGCGCCACACGTACACTGTTGTCAAACTCCCGTTTTACCAGCGACCAAAGGACTAG